A region of Deltaproteobacteria bacterium DNA encodes the following proteins:
- a CDS encoding SpoVR family protein, which produces MAAPYSIDDLQRWNRQIVELVEKFGLDPYPQEFEICDHEETLSYMVYSGMPSHYPHWSYGKSFEKLKTLYDYGLSGLPYEMVINSNPSIAYLMRDNTLALQVLTIAHVYGHNDFFKNNFTFKTTRANYTIETFKAHANRVRHYVEDPSIGLERVETILDAAHALSLQCRRNLAIRKRSEAEQREDKLEESKPSRDAFQSIHRRKEWVPPDLAKVPPYPEEDILLFIRDHNPQLAEWQKDLLTIVHEQAQYFIPQIETKIMNEGWASFWHKRILDSAGLPQGMQLEFIVRHNQVLSPHPGSLNPYHVGMKVWEDIERRWKDPNSKEEAEFGPKKKSARDKLFEVREVERDSSFLRRYLTEELVRELNLFEYQQRGNDKVVSRVADEENWQRIKDTLIQSVGTGTIPVIAVDDADYNSNRALFLKHAHDGRDLQLEYAEKTLQYLRQLWGREVVLETLINGKKNHLHFGENRLTIKPVH; this is translated from the coding sequence ATGGCAGCCCCCTACTCCATTGACGACCTCCAACGCTGGAACCGCCAGATCGTCGAGCTGGTCGAAAAGTTCGGCCTCGACCCGTACCCGCAGGAGTTCGAGATTTGCGACCATGAAGAGACGCTCTCGTACATGGTCTATTCCGGCATGCCCTCCCACTATCCGCATTGGTCCTATGGCAAATCCTTTGAGAAACTCAAAACGCTCTACGATTACGGCTTGAGCGGCCTGCCCTACGAAATGGTCATCAACTCCAATCCGAGCATCGCCTATCTGATGCGCGACAACACCCTGGCGCTGCAGGTGCTGACCATCGCCCACGTCTATGGCCATAACGATTTTTTTAAGAATAATTTCACCTTCAAGACCACCCGCGCCAACTACACCATCGAAACGTTCAAGGCCCACGCCAACCGGGTGCGGCATTATGTCGAAGATCCCAGCATCGGCCTGGAAAGAGTCGAAACCATTCTCGACGCCGCCCATGCCCTGTCGCTGCAGTGCCGGCGCAATCTCGCGATTCGCAAACGCAGCGAGGCCGAGCAGCGCGAAGACAAGCTCGAAGAATCCAAGCCGTCGCGCGACGCCTTTCAGTCGATCCATCGCCGCAAAGAATGGGTTCCACCCGACTTGGCGAAGGTGCCGCCCTATCCCGAAGAAGATATCCTGCTGTTCATTCGCGATCACAATCCGCAGCTCGCCGAATGGCAAAAGGACTTGCTCACCATCGTCCACGAGCAGGCGCAGTACTTCATCCCCCAGATCGAAACCAAAATCATGAATGAGGGCTGGGCGAGCTTCTGGCACAAGCGCATCCTCGATAGCGCCGGGCTGCCCCAGGGCATGCAGCTGGAGTTCATCGTGCGCCACAATCAGGTCTTAAGCCCCCATCCGGGAAGCTTGAACCCCTATCACGTCGGCATGAAGGTCTGGGAGGATATCGAACGGCGCTGGAAGGACCCCAACTCCAAAGAAGAAGCGGAATTCGGCCCGAAAAAGAAATCCGCCCGCGATAAACTCTTCGAAGTTCGCGAAGTCGAGCGCGACAGCTCGTTTCTGCGCCGCTATTTGACCGAAGAATTGGTCCGCGAGCTCAATCTATTCGAGTACCAGCAGCGCGGCAACGACAAAGTGGTTAGCCGCGTCGCCGATGAGGAGAACTGGCAAAGAATCAAAGACACGCTGATTCAAAGTGTCGGCACCGGCACGATTCCGGTCATCGCCGTCGATGATGCCGACTACAACAGCAACCGCGCGCTATTTCTCAAACACGCCCACGACGGCCGCGATCTCCAGCTCGAATACGCCGAGAAGACATTACAATACCTGCGCCAGCTCTGGGGGCGCGAGGTGGTTCTCGAAACCCTGATCAACGGCAAGAAAAACCACCTTCACTTCGGCGAAAACCGTTTGACCATCAAACCCGTCCACTGA
- a CDS encoding SDR family oxidoreductase — MNFVERYGPWALVTGASAGIGAEFARQLAARGLHLVLLARRKDKLEELALELRQKHRIEVRVLAADLARADFADEVGAALAAQEIGLLVNNAGFGITGEFLRHDLERESDLLAVNCRALMILTHRLGPPMAQRKRGGIIFVSSVLAFLATPYSAHYAASKVYELSLAQGLRYELGRYGVDVLALCPGSTDTEFHDVAGSRAVGAMAVEPVVRQGLAGLGRRSVVIPGWRNRLLVGLLKFAPRALSTTFAGQAMRRLGRVQK; from the coding sequence ATGAACTTTGTCGAACGTTATGGGCCGTGGGCGCTGGTCACCGGCGCCTCCGCCGGCATCGGTGCGGAATTTGCTCGCCAGTTGGCCGCGCGTGGCCTGCATCTAGTGTTGCTCGCCCGGCGCAAGGATAAATTGGAAGAGCTGGCGCTGGAGTTGCGGCAAAAACATCGGATCGAGGTGCGCGTCCTCGCCGCCGACTTGGCGCGCGCGGATTTCGCAGATGAAGTCGGCGCTGCGCTCGCTGCGCAGGAGATTGGCTTGCTGGTGAACAATGCCGGCTTTGGCATCACCGGAGAGTTTCTGCGCCATGATTTGGAGCGGGAGAGCGATCTATTGGCGGTCAACTGCCGAGCGTTGATGATCTTGACGCATCGCTTGGGACCGCCGATGGCACAGCGCAAGCGTGGTGGGATTATTTTTGTTTCGTCCGTGCTGGCCTTTCTCGCCACGCCCTATTCGGCGCACTACGCTGCCAGCAAAGTCTACGAGCTGTCGCTGGCGCAAGGGCTGCGCTACGAGCTTGGCCGTTACGGTGTGGATGTGTTGGCGCTCTGCCCCGGGTCGACCGATACCGAATTTCACGACGTCGCCGGTTCGCGCGCGGTGGGTGCGATGGCGGTGGAGCCCGTGGTCCGCCAGGGGCTTGCCGGGCTCGGCCGCAGATCGGTGGTCATACCCGGTTGGCGCAACCGGCTGCTGGTCGGCTTGCTCAAGTTTGCACCGCGGGCGCTGAGCACAACGTTCGCCGGCCAGGCGATGCGCCGGCTCGGTAGAGTGCAGAAGTAG
- a CDS encoding shikimate dehydrogenase: protein MLRWSSMDDLDRIQACLSNRLDQGAIGKRRTAGVIGTAPSQYSKSPALWNGAFRHLGMDAIYVPMDVEVRRVQELLAALRRSERMLGVNVTVPHKLAVMPYLDSIDALAKRIGAVNTIVRSPDGRLSGHNTDSGGFINSILEAQPGSRASFVPALENRTVLLLGAGGSARAVAFGVAERLGHGRLIVCNRTLSHAQELAAEIRKLDRDAQAIDEAGLRQWAPQADVIINSTTKGQGGFQRLGNGIVQTTEPYSSLACAAVIAVPELEYSKTDSADPSMQRFAAEVAANQRASLELAQQIPAEARFYDLIYHPEETIFLRHGRLTGHATMNGKTMIIGQAVLAFCDHICKTQLVELAKSDSASRAQITQWMNECW, encoded by the coding sequence ATGCTACGTTGGAGCTCGATGGACGATCTCGATAGAATTCAGGCCTGTCTTAGCAATCGGCTCGACCAAGGAGCGATCGGTAAGCGCCGCACCGCCGGCGTCATCGGCACGGCGCCGTCGCAATACTCGAAAAGCCCGGCGCTGTGGAATGGCGCCTTTCGCCACCTCGGCATGGACGCCATTTACGTCCCCATGGACGTCGAAGTGCGGCGGGTGCAAGAACTCCTCGCCGCGCTGCGCCGCTCGGAGCGCATGCTGGGCGTCAACGTCACGGTGCCGCACAAACTCGCAGTGATGCCCTACCTCGACAGCATCGACGCGCTGGCCAAGCGCATCGGCGCCGTCAACACAATCGTCCGCAGTCCGGACGGACGCCTGAGCGGCCACAACACTGACAGCGGCGGATTCATCAATAGCATTCTCGAAGCGCAGCCAGGGTCGCGAGCGAGCTTTGTCCCAGCGCTGGAAAACCGCACCGTGCTGCTGCTCGGCGCCGGCGGCTCGGCGCGCGCGGTCGCCTTCGGCGTCGCCGAACGGCTGGGACATGGCCGACTGATCGTCTGCAATCGAACTCTGAGTCATGCCCAGGAGCTGGCTGCAGAGATCCGCAAACTCGACAGAGACGCACAGGCCATCGACGAAGCCGGGCTGCGCCAATGGGCGCCCCAAGCCGACGTGATCATCAATAGCACGACCAAAGGCCAGGGCGGGTTCCAGCGGTTGGGCAACGGCATAGTGCAAACCACCGAGCCCTACTCGTCGCTGGCGTGCGCCGCTGTCATCGCGGTCCCGGAGCTGGAATATAGCAAGACGGACTCTGCTGACCCAAGCATGCAGCGTTTTGCAGCGGAAGTTGCAGCCAACCAGCGCGCCTCCTTGGAGCTGGCGCAGCAGATTCCCGCTGAAGCGCGCTTCTACGATCTAATTTACCACCCAGAAGAAACCATCTTTTTGCGTCACGGCCGGCTCACCGGCCATGCCACAATGAACGGCAAAACCATGATTATTGGCCAGGCCGTGTTGGCGTTTTGCGATCACATCTGCAAAACGCAGTTAGTGGAATTGGCAAAGAGCGATTCAGCAAGCCGAGCACAGATCACTCAATGGATGAATGAGTGTTGGTAG
- a CDS encoding amidohydrolase — protein sequence MVRPVPVIDADGHVVEVSHELREFLPSGFHKEDGKREYNLFPRDGWMRGALTPRKRESPDAKRWIEFLDACQIDATVLYPSGGLSLGLIHDADGAVALARAYNDWLHEHYIKVSPRFQGVALLPVQDPPEAAKELERCVRKLGMVGGMLVAVMNPLKGYGLPQFEPIFAMADQLGTALGVHGGSAAELGLDHFTSFAGVYPLSHPFGQMQQLTSMMIHGIFERYPNVRVAFLESGCGWVPYLMHRLQESFEQRYNRWPYPAKKSPAELMRNGNLYYSCEVGEEMIPAVAQMMGSTQLLWPSDFPHEKPPEQFSGELDGFIGRKDLNEAMTRQIVWDNPCRLYGLSKEKISVHRSAA from the coding sequence ATGGTGCGCCCAGTCCCGGTCATCGACGCTGACGGTCATGTCGTCGAAGTATCACACGAACTGCGCGAGTTCTTGCCCAGCGGTTTTCACAAAGAAGACGGCAAGCGCGAATACAATTTGTTTCCGCGCGACGGCTGGATGCGCGGCGCTTTGACGCCGCGCAAGCGCGAGTCCCCCGACGCCAAACGCTGGATCGAGTTTCTTGATGCCTGCCAGATCGATGCCACCGTGCTTTACCCGAGCGGCGGGTTGTCGCTCGGTCTGATTCACGATGCCGATGGCGCAGTGGCTTTGGCACGCGCCTACAACGACTGGCTCCATGAGCACTACATTAAAGTGAGCCCGCGCTTTCAAGGCGTGGCGCTGCTCCCGGTGCAAGATCCGCCGGAGGCTGCCAAGGAGTTAGAGCGCTGCGTTCGTAAACTTGGCATGGTGGGCGGCATGCTGGTGGCGGTAATGAATCCGCTAAAGGGCTATGGTCTGCCGCAGTTCGAACCGATCTTTGCGATGGCGGACCAATTGGGCACTGCCCTCGGCGTGCATGGCGGCTCGGCGGCGGAGCTGGGCTTGGATCATTTCACCAGTTTTGCCGGGGTCTATCCGTTGAGTCATCCGTTCGGTCAAATGCAGCAACTGACGAGCATGATGATTCACGGCATTTTCGAGCGTTACCCCAATGTGCGTGTCGCGTTTCTCGAATCGGGCTGCGGCTGGGTGCCCTATCTGATGCACCGGTTGCAGGAGAGCTTCGAACAGCGCTACAACCGCTGGCCCTATCCTGCGAAAAAGTCTCCCGCCGAGCTGATGCGCAACGGCAATCTTTATTATTCCTGTGAAGTCGGTGAGGAGATGATCCCCGCCGTGGCGCAGATGATGGGCAGCACGCAGCTACTCTGGCCGTCGGATTTTCCCCATGAGAAGCCACCGGAGCAGTTTAGCGGTGAGCTCGACGGCTTCATCGGGCGCAAAGATCTGAACGAAGCGATGACGCGTCAGATCGTGTGGGACAACCCGTGCCGGCTCTACGGCCTGTCCAAAGAAAAAATTTCGGTCCATAGGAGCGCTGCTTGA
- a CDS encoding xanthine dehydrogenase family protein molybdopterin-binding subunit → MSYQIIGQPVPRIDNIGKVTGESRYTSDVLLPGTLWAKTLRSPHAHARITRIDTARAEKAPGVRAVLTGSDVRGIIYGRRYRDIAVLAQDKVRFVGERVAAVAADTLEQAEAALDLIEVEYQELPTVFDPVSASQEGAPIVHPEVATYKGLPKPLAGPTNVFVDDVAIRGDVAVGFAQADIVVENTYTVPRVHQAFLEPHCCLVWIDEQERIQMWSPCKVPQGLKSSMAAAFDLPKDKIRVNPVAIGGDFGGKGAPFDEPICYLLAKKTGRPVKMVMEYREEFLAGAPRHAAVMRLKTGVKRDGTIVAHEMDAYLDAGAYGGFRPGAVVGGISHGGGCYRAEHARIAVKRVYTNNLPGGQMRAPGEPQGMWAAESHIDCVARKLGMDPAEFRLKNLIEEGERTMTGGHYENIKAKETLRAALDAARYSAPKPTNIGRGVAMGYRGPGGGNTAMQISLEPDGSIVIHTGLFEQGSGTYTTLRQIAAEELGCTPEEIRIDTLDTDGGVPFDSGIGGSRGTRVASGAAHTAACDAREKLFILAEKLLNWPKAEISLANGSLLHRQTKQRRRWRELLKSVGRSIVGEAVNKDEEHSPVTAFAAQVAEVHVDPETGAIALRRLITAHDTGVIMNPVGHQGQIDGGVVQGVGYGLIEHLPVLDGRVEVAHFGEYKIPNVKDIPPLKTVLVQGDSGVGPYNVKGIGENPIGPVAPAIANAVEDAVGVRIKDLPITAEKIHAALKQK, encoded by the coding sequence ATGAGCTATCAAATCATCGGCCAGCCGGTGCCGCGCATCGACAACATCGGCAAAGTCACCGGCGAGTCGCGCTATACCTCTGATGTTCTCTTGCCCGGCACGCTGTGGGCCAAGACGCTGCGCAGCCCGCACGCCCACGCGCGCATTACGCGCATCGACACGGCACGGGCCGAGAAGGCGCCGGGCGTGCGCGCCGTGCTCACCGGCAGCGACGTGCGCGGTATTATTTACGGGCGGCGCTATCGCGATATCGCTGTGCTCGCCCAGGACAAGGTCCGTTTCGTCGGCGAGCGCGTCGCCGCAGTGGCGGCCGATACGCTGGAGCAAGCCGAAGCCGCCCTCGATCTTATCGAGGTCGAATACCAGGAGCTACCAACGGTGTTCGATCCCGTCTCTGCCAGCCAAGAGGGCGCGCCGATTGTCCACCCCGAGGTTGCGACCTACAAAGGGCTACCTAAGCCGCTCGCCGGGCCAACCAACGTGTTTGTCGACGACGTCGCGATTCGCGGCGACGTGGCCGTTGGCTTCGCGCAAGCCGACATCGTTGTCGAGAACACCTACACAGTGCCGCGCGTCCATCAGGCGTTTCTTGAACCACATTGCTGCCTGGTGTGGATTGACGAGCAAGAACGCATCCAAATGTGGTCACCCTGCAAAGTACCGCAGGGATTGAAGTCGAGCATGGCGGCGGCCTTCGATCTGCCCAAGGACAAAATACGCGTCAACCCGGTCGCCATCGGCGGCGACTTCGGCGGCAAGGGCGCACCCTTCGACGAACCGATCTGCTACCTGCTGGCGAAGAAAACCGGCCGGCCGGTAAAGATGGTGATGGAGTACCGTGAAGAATTTCTTGCCGGCGCACCGCGCCACGCCGCTGTCATGCGGCTTAAAACCGGCGTCAAGCGCGACGGCACCATCGTCGCCCACGAAATGGACGCCTACTTGGACGCCGGCGCCTACGGCGGTTTTCGTCCCGGCGCCGTCGTCGGCGGCATCTCCCACGGCGGCGGCTGCTACCGTGCTGAGCACGCGCGCATCGCCGTCAAGCGCGTCTACACCAACAATCTCCCGGGCGGCCAGATGCGCGCGCCCGGCGAACCGCAAGGCATGTGGGCAGCGGAGTCGCACATCGATTGCGTGGCGCGCAAGCTCGGCATGGACCCAGCCGAGTTTCGCCTGAAGAATTTGATCGAAGAGGGCGAGCGCACCATGACCGGCGGCCACTACGAGAATATCAAAGCCAAAGAGACCCTGCGCGCCGCGCTCGACGCAGCACGCTATTCGGCGCCCAAGCCAACCAACATCGGGCGCGGCGTGGCCATGGGCTATCGCGGTCCGGGCGGCGGCAACACGGCGATGCAAATCTCCTTGGAACCCGACGGCTCAATCGTCATTCACACCGGCCTCTTCGAGCAAGGCTCCGGCACCTATACGACGCTGCGCCAAATCGCCGCCGAAGAGCTTGGCTGCACGCCGGAAGAGATCCGCATCGATACCCTCGACACCGACGGCGGCGTGCCCTTCGATTCCGGCATTGGCGGCAGCCGCGGCACACGAGTTGCCAGCGGCGCTGCCCACACCGCCGCATGTGATGCACGAGAAAAACTTTTCATATTGGCGGAAAAATTGTTGAATTGGCCTAAGGCAGAGATCTCTCTCGCAAATGGCTCGCTGCTTCACCGACAAACCAAACAGCGCCGCCGTTGGCGCGAGCTGCTCAAAAGCGTTGGCCGCTCAATCGTCGGCGAAGCCGTCAACAAAGACGAAGAACATTCACCCGTCACGGCATTCGCGGCGCAGGTGGCCGAAGTGCACGTCGATCCTGAAACCGGCGCGATAGCTCTACGCAGATTAATTACGGCCCACGATACCGGCGTTATCATGAACCCCGTCGGCCACCAAGGGCAGATCGACGGCGGCGTCGTGCAGGGCGTTGGCTACGGCTTGATCGAGCACCTGCCAGTTTTAGATGGACGGGTCGAGGTGGCTCACTTCGGGGAGTACAAGATTCCTAACGTCAAAGACATTCCGCCACTCAAAACCGTATTAGTGCAGGGCGATAGCGGAGTTGGACCCTACAATGTGAAGGGCATTGGCGAAAATCCGATTGGCCCGGTGGCACCGGCCATCGCCAACGCGGTCGAAGACGCAGTGGGCGTTAGAATCAAAGACCTGCCCATCACCGCAGAAAAAATTCACGCGGCCTTAAAGCAGAAATAA
- a CDS encoding glycosyltransferase family 39 protein yields MAAIASATVRLWHIFLLIGLCAALYFPYLASTPFFDKGEPREAMAVQDIMNRGEWLVPLKRATDVPSKPPLFHWSAAAVSTLAGQMNEATIRFPSALYATLGVLLVYFLGGKLFGADTALLGAAILATTLVYGDQALSARVDMTLCFYVTLSLGLFYAIYRGFLRSGVWLYVFYGLVGISTLAKGPLGILLPALVCASLVLLERRWDWLGKFCVHPGVLLMLILGAGWYVIAVSRGGEGFFSRQIVSENLARFAGGSGHSHPVYYYVSYLFSLGMPWAVFFPLLFWDYGKRRWFADGDKLFLGLWFVVIFLFFSISAGKRPVYLLPIYPALALLLAVWLRQMAGAGTIRRWLLRLIALNAVLVGAALLLITLGALWNHDAAWFFEPIGKLLRAKDRANFFVVRDSLADFGNLFTLVALASAALWLGLGQALWRYRLRAAAVLLIVNSILFGFVAHRIVVPAIAETKSYKPFMAQVNQRVQSKPLYLFGEFNSDPVLFYRGQTIPMLRASVAEIAPTLGQGQRYLIMTESAWKEMQKATPALPAPLFTSSGTGPEGDARLVLTAAR; encoded by the coding sequence ATGGCCGCGATAGCCAGCGCCACGGTGCGCCTGTGGCACATCTTTTTGTTGATAGGATTGTGCGCCGCGCTTTATTTTCCCTATCTCGCGAGCACGCCGTTTTTTGACAAAGGCGAGCCGCGCGAAGCGATGGCGGTGCAGGACATTATGAACCGCGGCGAATGGCTCGTCCCGCTCAAGCGCGCCACCGACGTTCCCTCCAAGCCGCCGCTATTTCACTGGAGCGCCGCCGCGGTGTCCACGCTCGCGGGACAGATGAACGAGGCCACGATTCGCTTCCCGTCGGCGCTCTACGCCACGCTCGGCGTGCTACTGGTGTATTTTCTCGGCGGCAAGCTTTTCGGCGCGGATACCGCGCTCCTTGGCGCGGCCATTCTGGCTACGACTTTGGTGTACGGCGACCAAGCCTTGAGCGCGCGCGTCGACATGACGCTGTGCTTTTATGTGACGCTGAGTTTGGGTTTGTTCTATGCCATCTATCGCGGTTTTTTGCGCTCGGGCGTTTGGCTTTATGTCTTTTATGGGCTCGTCGGCATCAGCACGCTGGCCAAAGGACCTCTGGGGATTCTTTTGCCGGCGCTGGTATGCGCCAGCCTGGTTTTGCTCGAGCGCCGCTGGGATTGGCTGGGCAAATTTTGCGTGCATCCGGGCGTGCTACTGATGCTGATCCTTGGCGCCGGCTGGTATGTGATCGCGGTGAGCCGTGGCGGTGAAGGCTTTTTTAGCCGGCAAATCGTTTCGGAAAATCTCGCTCGCTTCGCCGGCGGATCGGGCCACAGCCACCCGGTGTACTACTATGTTTCTTATCTGTTCTCGCTCGGCATGCCGTGGGCGGTGTTTTTTCCGTTGCTATTTTGGGACTACGGCAAGCGGCGCTGGTTTGCCGACGGCGACAAGCTGTTCTTGGGCTTGTGGTTCGTGGTGATATTCTTGTTCTTTTCGATCTCGGCAGGCAAGCGTCCGGTCTATCTGCTGCCGATCTATCCCGCGCTTGCGCTGCTGCTCGCCGTATGGCTGCGCCAAATGGCTGGCGCTGGAACGATCCGCCGATGGTTGTTGCGCCTGATCGCGCTCAACGCGGTGCTAGTCGGCGCGGCGCTTTTACTGATCACCCTGGGCGCGTTGTGGAATCATGACGCGGCGTGGTTTTTTGAGCCCATCGGCAAGCTCCTGCGCGCCAAGGACCGCGCCAACTTTTTCGTCGTGCGAGATTCGCTGGCCGATTTCGGCAATCTGTTTACGCTAGTCGCGCTGGCGTCGGCGGCGCTGTGGCTTGGGCTCGGTCAGGCGCTTTGGCGATATAGGCTGCGCGCCGCCGCGGTTTTGCTGATCGTCAACTCGATTCTCTTTGGCTTCGTGGCGCATCGGATCGTCGTGCCGGCGATCGCCGAGACTAAAAGCTACAAGCCGTTCATGGCCCAGGTAAACCAGCGGGTGCAGTCAAAGCCGCTCTATCTTTTCGGAGAATTCAACAGTGATCCCGTGCTGTTTTACCGCGGCCAAACTATTCCCATGCTGCGCGCGTCAGTGGCGGAAATCGCGCCGACGCTCGGCCAGGGACAACGTTATCTGATCATGACCGAGAGCGCTTGGAAGGAAATGCAGAAGGCAACCCCGGCATTGCCGGCGCCGCTCTTCACTAGCAGCGGGACCGGGCCCGAGGGGGACGCTCGCTTGGTATTGACTGCGGCGCGGTGA
- the yhbH gene encoding sporulation protein YhbH, with protein MDTIFRPYIPSSGQRSDRSAGDRLRHREKVREAIRGNIADIIAEESIIGKDNNRIVKVPIRGVKEYRFVYGENAPGVGQGGDGEVKPGQVVSQGKDGGKGHQAGDQPGTDYYETEVSLDELVEVMFEDLELPDLDRKNLREMEVERMFRQQGYRKKGVRVRLDKKRTARSRIKRKKASLRAGVTLHRDNRFPFHKDDLRYHHVVTEMRRQSNAVVLCIMDTSGSMDTMKKYLARSSFFLLYRFLCTRYQNVEIVFIAHHTEAQEVTEDEFFHKGESGGTLISSGYNKALDIVHERYHPSLWNVYAFHCSDGDNFDSDNEAALKAAKELTQVCNLFGYGEIKPLGAGYYGSTMIQYFSQITEPNFQTVQIQRKEDIWPSFKIFLSKDRVRDDAA; from the coding sequence ATGGATACGATCTTTCGCCCCTACATTCCATCCTCCGGGCAGCGCAGCGACCGCAGCGCCGGCGATCGGCTGCGCCACCGGGAGAAAGTCCGTGAAGCGATCCGCGGCAATATCGCCGACATCATCGCCGAAGAATCGATCATCGGCAAAGACAACAATCGCATTGTCAAAGTGCCGATCCGCGGTGTTAAAGAGTATCGCTTCGTGTACGGCGAGAACGCACCCGGCGTCGGCCAGGGCGGCGACGGCGAGGTAAAACCTGGCCAAGTGGTCAGCCAGGGCAAAGACGGCGGCAAAGGGCATCAGGCCGGCGACCAGCCGGGCACCGATTACTATGAAACCGAAGTCAGCCTCGATGAGCTAGTCGAAGTCATGTTCGAGGACCTGGAGCTGCCCGACCTCGATCGCAAGAATCTGCGCGAGATGGAAGTCGAGCGGATGTTTCGCCAGCAGGGCTACCGCAAAAAAGGCGTGCGCGTCCGCTTGGACAAGAAACGCACCGCCCGCTCGCGCATCAAGCGCAAAAAAGCATCGCTGCGTGCCGGCGTTACGCTGCACCGCGACAACCGTTTCCCGTTTCACAAAGACGACCTGCGCTATCACCACGTGGTCACCGAGATGCGCCGCCAGTCCAATGCCGTGGTGCTTTGCATCATGGACACCTCGGGCTCGATGGACACCATGAAAAAGTATTTGGCGCGGAGTTCTTTCTTTCTCCTCTACCGATTTCTCTGCACCCGCTATCAAAACGTCGAGATCGTTTTCATCGCCCACCACACCGAGGCCCAGGAAGTGACCGAAGACGAATTTTTCCATAAAGGCGAGTCGGGCGGGACTTTAATTTCCTCCGGCTACAACAAAGCCCTGGACATCGTCCACGAGCGCTACCATCCGTCGCTGTGGAACGTTTATGCGTTTCACTGCTCCGACGGCGACAATTTCGACTCGGACAACGAAGCGGCGCTGAAGGCCGCTAAAGAACTGACGCAGGTTTGCAATCTATTTGGCTACGGCGAGATCAAACCGCTGGGCGCCGGCTACTACGGCAGCACGATGATTCAATATTTTTCACAGATCACCGAGCCCAATTTTCAGACCGTGCAGATTCAACGCAAAGAAGACATCTGGCCATCGTTCAAGATTTTCTTGAGTAAGGACCGTGTGCGCGACGACGCGGCGTGA
- a CDS encoding OmpA family protein yields the protein METNYGMTADSYSSYNKLDTTVGLILGALLFLLPLLFSIGPSSWRQCSVGASAPVAAPVAPVAPAPEPVAAPAPAPTPAPAVAEPIPDARVYFAFDKFNVSGDVNNTFAKVVAYLKGHAGAKAHLVGFHDPAGADSEYNRQLALNRSQNVRASLEAAGIARDRIVIDKPQQTTGTGTPNEARRVEVTIKPKVFISGIFQVSRPAPRTAHLAPGGASGLAAKFDGVVVENLLFLSVGQVAAL from the coding sequence ATGGAAACCAATTACGGTATGACCGCTGATTCCTATAGTTCGTATAACAAGCTTGACACGACTGTTGGATTGATACTGGGCGCGCTGTTGTTTTTGCTGCCGCTGCTATTCAGCATCGGGCCAAGCTCTTGGCGCCAGTGCTCGGTCGGCGCGTCGGCGCCGGTGGCTGCTCCTGTAGCACCGGTGGCACCGGCGCCGGAACCCGTCGCCGCGCCTGCGCCCGCTCCGACGCCGGCGCCCGCGGTGGCCGAACCCATCCCCGATGCGCGCGTTTACTTCGCGTTCGACAAATTCAATGTATCAGGCGACGTCAACAACACTTTCGCGAAAGTGGTCGCCTACTTAAAAGGTCACGCCGGCGCGAAAGCCCATCTGGTCGGCTTTCACGATCCTGCGGGTGCAGACTCCGAATACAACCGCCAGCTAGCGCTCAACCGCTCGCAAAACGTACGGGCGAGCTTGGAGGCAGCCGGTATCGCGCGCGACCGCATCGTCATCGACAAACCCCAGCAAACCACCGGCACCGGCACGCCCAACGAAGCGCGCCGTGTGGAAGTCACGATCAAGCCAAAGGTATTTATCTCCGGGATTTTCCAAGTGAGCCGTCCAGCGCCACGGACGGCTCACCTGGCCCCCGGCGGCGCATCAGGGCTCGCCGCAAAATTTGACGGTGTTGTGGTAGAGAATCTTCTGTTTCTGAGCGTCGGTCAAGTCGCTGCGCTCTAA